The window TGTTTGAAGAAAATGAAGTTAGCCGCAAAAACAAAATTAGGAAACATTGGGATAAAAAGTATAGTTTCTAAGTTAGACCAGTTAAAAGCTGGTCAAATGGTTTATGCAAAAGCCTCTACTGATGTAGGTTCAAAAGGTATAGTTTTGTGAAAGGATAAATCTTCTGAAAGTTACTGGGTCAATGTAGGCATGAGTGAAATACgcagaaatagaaaacatttgtttttgttgaaatcTGATGACGAAAATACATCGTCTGACTCTTCTGATGATATTGTCTTCCCTTGGGTAGCTACTCCTAAAAAAATGACAACTCTGAAGTAGTAGAAAATGCCAACGGTTTATCTGAAAGTCAGGAGAACATGATCCCTGATTTAGAGCTTCTTGAACAAGGGCAGGAAACACCTGGTGTGGCTGAGCACGTGGAGGAAACTCCCGACATCGGTGAACACGAGGAGGAGACTTCTGTTGTTGAGAATAGACTTGTTCTAGAAAATAGTAATGTTTGCCTAAAAGAAATTCTAGAAATGGAATTGTGCCTCTTAGTAAAAGACCTGCCGTCACTATCTCAGGTCGAGTTAGTAAACCACCTAAGAAATACCATATggaatattataaatgtttttgttatagTTTCAGATTGATATCTGACAAATCTTACTTCTCACTGGACTATCACTTATGAATAGTGCTGGCGATTCGCCGGGAGGTGGTGGTGCCGAGAGCAGCCGTGTAAGTAGAGGCAGGGGTGGGGTGTGAAGGTGACAAAGGATTCGGAGGGTAACACGGTGTTTAGTAAGCAGAAGGTGAGCGAGTCGGGTAAGAATGAGGGCGAAGGTAAGAAAGAAGTGTACGGTAAGCCAGGTAACATTAAGTGTGTTGTCTGCAAAAGCATTAAAGACCATTAGGCTGCTCAGTGTCCtggatttatttgttataaatgtaAAGTTCAAGGACATTATGCTGTAGGTTTCAAAAAGATATTGTGTAGATTTCGTGAGAAGTTAGACCATGGACTTGAAGGTTGTAATTTTTGTGGGTCTTCCTATAGAGATATTGCAGCGGGTATTAAGCGTAGGGTGGAGGAGGGTAACAATAGGGGACCGGACTCTAAGTTGAAGAAGCCTAGTTTGAGTTTACCCTCTGTTGCTAAGATGGATAGTTTTGCAGAACAGATGGAGACAGAGTATGTTTCGACTGAGACTACCATCAGGCAGAGGAAAGCTATGATGTTGCATAGGAGGAGGCAAGTAGAGGAGCAGTACAAGCACGCATTGTCTGCTATAAAGAAAGACATAAGAGAGTTGGAGGAGGAGATTAAAAGTGAGGAGTATAGAGAGGCTCTGTTGCACTTGTCTGCTGTAAAGCAAAAGAGGGCTCAGAGGAGGGGTGCAAGGGACGCGAGTTCTGTAACGATTACCGGAaaggagagtaaggttgaggaatcCAAAGAGGAGATCCAATCTGAAACCTCCGTTGTGAGAGTAGTCCCTAGCAGAGATGCTAGTTTTGAGaagagtaaggttgaggaaccCAAAAAGGAGGTCCAACCTGAAAGCTCCGGAaagagtggcaatgacgaccagctcGCTGGTTCCGAGCTAGAAGTTCAGAGTGGCAACAACGACCAGTTCGCTGGTTCTGAGTCAAAAGTTTAGAGTGGaaatgacgaccagcttgctggttccgAGCCAAAAGTTTCAGATAACCCGGTGGTAATGGAGGCGAAACCTGAGAAGGCCAATTGGTATGGGGATATTGTCAGTATGAAGGTGATTTGGGTAAATGAAGATGAGATAGATTGAGACGGACTGGGTTGCGAgtaaaactgttaaatttgcGATAACTGATGACTGAAGAAAAGACGAGTAATTAAACAGAATATTGGGTGAGTAGAAAGATTTTTATCTCATCTTCGATACGGTAACTatgatttgaagcttttgtGACTAACTAACCTGCTTGGCTTGATAACCCCGCGTCATTGAATTTAACTCTTTTCTTGAGAGATTATTTGTTCTGCTGATTGTGGTTGCACTTGGGTGAATTTGAGTGTATTGGAGTCAAAGTTTGTATTTTGGATTAGGCAGTGTAGTCTTGAGAAAAAAAgagcatgttatatattcataccgTAACATGTTCAGCAATAAAGAGCCACAGCTAaatcaggggttcccaaccaagAGGGAATTGCCCCCTGGGGGGAAT of the Watersipora subatra chromosome 4, tzWatSuba1.1, whole genome shotgun sequence genome contains:
- the LOC137394145 gene encoding DNA repair protein RecN-like → MIPDLELLEQGQETPGVAEHVEETPDIGEHEEETSVVENRLVLENSFKKILCRFREKLDHGLEGCNFCGSSYRDIAAGIKRRVEEGNNRGPDSKLKKPSLSLPSVAKMDSFAEQMETEYVSTETTIRQRKAMMLHRRRQVEEQYKHALSAIKKDIRELEEEIKSEEYREALLHLSAVKQKRAQRRGARDASSVTITGKESKVEESKEEIQSETSVVRVVPSRDASFEKSKVEEPKKEVQPESSGKSGNDDQLAGSELEVQSGNNDQFAGSESKV